A genomic region of Betaproteobacteria bacterium contains the following coding sequences:
- a CDS encoding tripartite tricarboxylate transporter substrate binding protein → MKGLLFISWALCALALAPSAWAQTSWRPQKNVEIIVGTSPGGGQDRSARAVHRLIESNHLIEVASTVVNKPGAGSALGYAYLNQHVGDPHYIMLSTTPLITNPITGLQRITYEDLTPLAMLFDEYIVASVAAGSPIKGGKELLARLKADPGSLTIGIPGVGGGGHLGFALAAKAAGIDPKRLKTVVFKSGGDSITALLGGHIDVMSSTTAAPVPQHRAGKVRIVAIGSPTRLPGDLASVPTWREQGANAQFANWRGMVGPRGLTVPQIAYWENVFAAVVETSEFKQDLERNHWSANFAKSAEMRKRLKEEHDELKALLTELGMAK, encoded by the coding sequence ATGAAGGGATTGCTGTTCATCAGCTGGGCACTGTGCGCGCTCGCGCTCGCCCCATCGGCATGGGCCCAAACCAGCTGGAGACCGCAAAAGAACGTCGAGATCATCGTCGGCACTTCGCCCGGAGGCGGTCAGGATCGTTCCGCGCGGGCTGTTCATCGACTGATCGAAAGCAATCATCTCATCGAGGTCGCTTCCACGGTCGTGAACAAGCCCGGCGCCGGCAGCGCGCTCGGCTACGCGTACCTCAACCAGCATGTGGGCGACCCGCACTACATCATGCTGTCGACCACGCCGCTCATCACCAACCCGATCACGGGGCTGCAGAGGATCACTTACGAAGATCTCACCCCGCTTGCGATGTTGTTCGACGAATACATCGTGGCGAGCGTGGCTGCCGGCTCGCCCATCAAGGGCGGCAAGGAGTTGCTCGCGCGCCTCAAGGCCGACCCCGGCTCGCTCACGATCGGCATCCCCGGCGTCGGAGGTGGCGGGCACTTGGGCTTCGCGCTGGCCGCAAAGGCCGCGGGCATCGATCCGAAGCGTCTCAAGACGGTGGTTTTCAAGTCGGGCGGCGACTCTATTACGGCACTGCTGGGCGGGCATATCGATGTCATGAGCTCGACTACGGCTGCGCCGGTGCCGCAGCATCGCGCCGGCAAGGTGCGCATCGTCGCGATCGGCTCGCCTACGCGTCTGCCCGGAGATCTCGCGTCGGTCCCGACCTGGCGCGAACAAGGAGCGAACGCCCAGTTCGCGAACTGGCGTGGAATGGTCGGCCCGCGCGGCTTGACTGTGCCGCAGATCGCCTATTGGGAGAACGTCTTTGCCGCGGTGGTCGAGACATCGGAGTTCAAGCAGGATCTCGAGCGCAATCACTGGAGCGCCAACTTTGCCAAGAGCGCGGAGATGCGCAAGCGCCTGAAGGAAGAGCACGACGAGCTCAAGGCGCTGCTGACCGAGCTCGGCATGGCGAAATGA
- a CDS encoding SDR family oxidoreductase, which yields MTFIRGERIVGSLDGQVAIITGGTRGIGRATAELFAASGAKLALCARDQKALDETAAQIAGKHGTEVVGIAADILDAEAMKAFVDRVGNNFGRIDILVNNAGGSEQRQATGSRQQVYAVDPLGGAPLPPGRFEEMADEEFLNAFQQKVLALVRTMRAVLPWMRKQRYGSIVNVVSMKGKQQPPRVVSSGVAAAAAMNLSKALSFELAGDGIRVNVVALESIITSQTEKSRARWAPDKTMDEFLAPRNVHIPMHRLGTPEEVAHAILCFAAPLGAYTTGQVLCVDGGGLRSW from the coding sequence ATGACGTTCATTCGAGGAGAGCGCATCGTGGGATCACTGGACGGACAGGTGGCGATCATCACCGGCGGCACGCGCGGCATCGGGCGCGCGACGGCCGAGCTTTTCGCTGCGTCGGGCGCGAAGCTCGCGCTCTGCGCGCGTGATCAGAAGGCATTGGACGAGACCGCCGCGCAGATCGCAGGCAAGCACGGCACGGAAGTCGTCGGCATCGCGGCCGACATCCTCGATGCGGAAGCGATGAAGGCGTTCGTCGATCGCGTCGGCAACAACTTCGGGCGCATCGATATCCTCGTCAACAACGCCGGCGGCTCGGAGCAGCGCCAGGCTACCGGCTCGCGCCAGCAGGTCTACGCGGTCGATCCGCTCGGCGGCGCGCCGCTGCCGCCGGGCCGCTTCGAGGAGATGGCCGACGAGGAATTTCTGAACGCGTTCCAGCAGAAGGTGCTGGCGCTGGTGCGCACCATGCGCGCGGTGTTGCCGTGGATGCGGAAGCAACGTTACGGTTCGATCGTGAACGTCGTTTCGATGAAGGGCAAGCAGCAGCCGCCGCGCGTGGTGAGCTCGGGCGTTGCCGCTGCGGCTGCGATGAACTTGAGCAAGGCGCTATCGTTCGAGCTCGCCGGGGACGGCATCCGCGTGAACGTGGTCGCGCTCGAAAGCATCATCACCTCGCAAACGGAGAAGAGCCGCGCGCGCTGGGCGCCGGACAAGACGATGGATGAGTTCCTCGCGCCGCGCAACGTGCACATCCCGATGCATCGGCTCGGCACGCCGGAGGAAGTGGCGCATGCGATCCTCTGCTTCGCCGCGCCGCTCGGCGCTTACACCACCGGCCAGGTGCTATGCGTGGACGGCGGCGGTTTGCGCAGCTGGTAG
- a CDS encoding EamA family transporter — protein MTLGVTAAVLAAALLHATWNALIKANQDVVFDTALVVAGAALVAALLLPWLAAPATPSWPYLAASAVVHQGYFALLAAAYRRGDLSFAYPLMRGLPPLLVALGGIVLLPDPRSAWLWSGIAAISLGVLWIGGLHPRQLLTRMRPAAFAVGNAFVIAAYTLIDGIGVRLSGSAVSYGLWLFFLIAWPYAGVALWSRRAALGAHLRRHWWRGLLGGTLSIAAYLIALWAMTQAPIAAVAALRETSVIFAAVIGAWLLKEPFGRHRIVGACLVVVGIALLKA, from the coding sequence ATGACGCTGGGCGTGACGGCGGCGGTGCTGGCTGCGGCGTTGCTGCACGCGACCTGGAATGCGCTCATCAAGGCGAACCAGGATGTGGTTTTCGATACGGCGCTCGTGGTGGCCGGCGCGGCGCTGGTTGCGGCGCTGCTGCTCCCGTGGCTGGCGGCGCCTGCGACCCCGAGCTGGCCCTACCTCGCCGCCTCCGCGGTCGTGCATCAAGGCTACTTCGCCCTGCTCGCCGCGGCCTATCGGCGCGGCGACCTGAGCTTCGCCTATCCGCTCATGCGCGGGCTGCCGCCGCTGCTGGTCGCGCTCGGCGGGATCGTGCTCCTGCCCGATCCGCGCTCGGCGTGGCTCTGGAGCGGCATCGCCGCGATCAGTCTGGGCGTGCTTTGGATCGGTGGGCTGCATCCACGGCAGTTGCTGACGCGAATGCGCCCAGCCGCATTCGCAGTGGGCAATGCTTTTGTCATCGCGGCCTACACGCTCATCGACGGCATCGGCGTGCGGCTCTCGGGCAGTGCCGTGAGCTATGGACTGTGGCTCTTTTTTCTCATCGCCTGGCCGTATGCCGGCGTCGCGTTGTGGTCGCGGCGCGCGGCGCTCGGTGCGCACCTGCGGCGCCATTGGTGGCGCGGGCTCCTCGGCGGCACGCTGAGCATCGCGGCCTATCTCATCGCGCTTTGGGCGATGACGCAGGCGCCGATCGCCGCGGTGGCAGCACTGCGCGAGACCTCCGTCATCTTCGCGGCCGTCATCGGCGCATGGCTGCTGAAAGAGCCGTTCGGGCGTCATCGCATCGTCGGCGCATGCCTGGTCGTCGTCGGTATCGCGCTGCTGAAGGCTTGA
- the ald gene encoding alanine dehydrogenase, protein MRVGVPKETKTHEYRVGLTPSSVREVVSHGHEVLVEHAAGLGISASDADYRRAGAVIVDSAEEVFARAELIVKVKEPQAAERARLREGQALFTYLHLAPDAEQTRELVASGITAIAYETVTALGGGLPLLAPMSEVAGRMSVQAGARCLERENGGMGILLGGVPGVPPARIAVLGGGVVGFNAAQIAIGTGAQVVVIDRDIEALRRLDRLLGARVVTVYSNRDNIERQVSAADLVIGAVLIPGAAAPKLVSREFVRRMKPGSVVVDVSIDQGGCLETSRPTTHADPTYVVDGVVHYCVTNMPGAVPRTSTYALNNATLTHVLALADLGYREALMRDPHLRAGLNVHKGRVTCREVAEALGYDALDALRS, encoded by the coding sequence ATGCGTGTCGGCGTCCCCAAGGAAACCAAGACTCACGAGTACCGTGTCGGGCTCACGCCTTCGAGTGTCCGCGAAGTCGTCAGTCACGGCCACGAGGTGCTGGTCGAGCATGCAGCCGGCCTGGGCATCAGCGCATCGGACGCTGATTATCGGCGTGCCGGCGCGGTCATCGTCGATAGTGCCGAGGAAGTGTTCGCGCGCGCCGAGCTGATCGTCAAGGTCAAGGAGCCGCAGGCAGCCGAGCGTGCGCGTCTGCGCGAAGGCCAGGCGCTTTTCACTTACCTGCACCTCGCTCCCGATGCCGAGCAGACCCGGGAGCTCGTTGCGAGCGGCATCACGGCCATCGCGTACGAAACGGTGACCGCGCTCGGCGGCGGATTGCCGCTGCTCGCACCGATGTCGGAAGTCGCCGGTCGCATGAGCGTGCAGGCGGGCGCGCGCTGCCTCGAACGCGAGAACGGCGGCATGGGCATTCTCCTGGGCGGCGTTCCGGGCGTGCCGCCGGCGCGGATCGCCGTGCTGGGCGGCGGCGTAGTCGGCTTCAACGCCGCGCAGATCGCGATCGGAACCGGCGCGCAGGTGGTGGTGATCGACCGCGACATCGAGGCGCTGCGCCGGCTCGATCGGTTGCTCGGCGCGCGCGTCGTCACCGTTTACTCCAACCGCGACAACATCGAGCGCCAGGTCAGCGCCGCCGATCTCGTCATCGGCGCGGTCCTGATCCCCGGAGCGGCCGCGCCCAAGCTCGTGTCGCGCGAGTTCGTGCGCCGCATGAAGCCGGGCTCGGTCGTGGTGGACGTGTCGATCGACCAGGGCGGCTGCCTGGAAACCTCGCGCCCGACCACGCACGCCGACCCCACGTATGTCGTCGACGGCGTTGTGCACTACTGCGTTACGAACATGCCGGGCGCGGTGCCGCGCACCTCGACCTACGCGCTCAACAACGCCACGCTCACGCATGTTCTCGCCCTCGCCGATCTGGGCTACCGGGAAGCGTTGATGCGCGATCCGCACCTGCGCGCCGGGCTCAACGTGCACAAGGGCCGAGTGACTTGCCGCGAAGTCGCCGAGGCGCTCGGTTACGACGCGCTCGATGCCTTGCGCAGTTGA
- a CDS encoding esterase, with the protein MFVYLHGFNSSPHSFKARALAQRLAERGRSDDFVAPALSHWPRQAVATAEALIGQHAARDVTLIGSSLGGHYATWLAERYGVRAVLVNPAIRPADLLATELGAQRNLYSGAQYELTAAHLEELRALDVDAITRPERYLLVIASEDEVLDSRVALARFALARRIVHAGGDHGFAEFTRYLDAVIDFGLE; encoded by the coding sequence ATGTTTGTTTATCTGCACGGCTTCAACAGCTCGCCGCATTCGTTCAAGGCGCGCGCTCTGGCCCAGCGCCTGGCCGAGCGGGGCCGCAGCGACGATTTCGTCGCGCCCGCGCTTTCGCACTGGCCGCGACAAGCCGTTGCAACGGCCGAAGCGCTGATCGGCCAGCACGCCGCGCGCGACGTTACGCTGATCGGCAGCTCGTTGGGCGGCCATTACGCGACCTGGCTCGCCGAGCGCTACGGAGTGCGCGCGGTGCTGGTGAATCCGGCGATCCGTCCGGCCGATCTGCTGGCGACTGAGCTCGGGGCGCAGCGCAACCTCTATTCCGGCGCGCAATACGAGCTGACGGCGGCGCATCTGGAGGAATTGCGTGCGCTCGATGTCGACGCAATCACGCGGCCCGAGCGCTACCTGCTGGTGATCGCTAGCGAGGACGAGGTGCTCGACAGCCGGGTGGCGCTCGCGCGGTTCGCTCTGGCGCGCCGGATCGTCCATGCCGGCGGCGATCACGGTTTCGCCGAGTTCACCCGCTATCTCGACGCCGTGATCGACTTCGGTCTCGAATGA
- a CDS encoding RNB domain-containing ribonuclease, producing the protein MNLLFEEQGDFKVGTVLADNGTSLQVETASGKRTKAKAAAVLLRFEASPLGNFLAQAQELADAIDIDFVWQCCGEDEFGFESLAEEYFGQKPSALQATALLLKLHSAPMYFYRRGKGRYKAAPEDALKAALAAIERKQRQAELQQGYVDALLAGRLPAEFEPVRARLLYKPDRNTIEAKALESACAALRLTPAKLFERCGALPSSAHYHLDRFLFEHFPEGTELPVAPLPPLPVDLARAQAPAYSIDDADTTEIDDAFSLVERADGSVRAGVHIAAPVLGIPIESELDRIARRRLSTVYMPGDKITMLPPEAIERYTLAAGKAVPALSFYAELSPALDIVATESCVELVWIEANLRHDTLEHVFNEGAVRARRVEHAFGAQLLKLHDWAQRLEADRGRPDATREPRAEYSFRVGGEHVEIVERKRGLPIDKVVSELMILVNSHWGKLLDERDWPGVFRSQQEGRVKMSTAAAPHQGLGVSHYVWASSPLRRYVDLMNQRQLVALVRGESSVYARNSEDLFAAMRDFELAYEIYADFQRQMERYWCLRWIVQEAAETLTARVIRDSLVRLERLPLVLRVASVPEMPAGTRVELAVGAVDLIELSVACEFRQRLAVGNAAPVVA; encoded by the coding sequence ATGAATCTCCTGTTCGAAGAGCAAGGCGACTTCAAGGTCGGCACGGTGCTGGCCGACAACGGCACCTCCTTGCAGGTCGAGACCGCATCGGGCAAGCGCACGAAGGCAAAGGCCGCAGCCGTGCTGTTGCGCTTCGAGGCGAGCCCGCTGGGCAATTTTCTCGCCCAGGCGCAGGAGCTGGCGGACGCGATCGACATCGATTTCGTCTGGCAGTGCTGCGGCGAGGACGAGTTCGGTTTCGAGAGCTTGGCCGAAGAATACTTCGGCCAGAAGCCCAGTGCCCTGCAAGCCACTGCGTTGCTGCTGAAGCTGCATTCGGCGCCAATGTACTTCTATCGGCGCGGCAAGGGCCGCTACAAGGCCGCACCCGAGGATGCCTTGAAGGCGGCACTGGCGGCGATCGAACGCAAGCAGCGCCAGGCCGAGCTGCAGCAAGGCTACGTCGACGCGCTGCTCGCCGGCCGCCTGCCGGCGGAGTTCGAGCCCGTGCGCGCGCGCCTGCTCTACAAGCCGGACCGCAACACGATCGAGGCGAAAGCGCTCGAATCGGCCTGCGCCGCGCTCAGACTCACGCCCGCAAAGCTGTTCGAACGCTGCGGCGCGCTGCCGTCCAGCGCGCACTACCACCTGGACCGCTTCCTGTTCGAGCACTTCCCGGAAGGGACCGAGCTCCCAGTCGCGCCGCTGCCGCCGCTTCCGGTCGATCTAGCGCGCGCGCAGGCGCCCGCTTACAGCATCGACGATGCGGACACGACCGAGATCGACGATGCCTTTTCGCTGGTCGAGCGCGCGGACGGGAGCGTGCGGGCTGGCGTGCACATCGCGGCGCCGGTGCTCGGAATCCCGATCGAATCCGAGCTCGACCGGATCGCCCGCCGGCGGCTTTCGACGGTCTATATGCCGGGCGACAAGATCACGATGCTGCCGCCGGAGGCGATCGAGCGCTATACGCTGGCGGCTGGCAAGGCGGTACCCGCGCTGTCGTTCTACGCGGAGCTTTCGCCCGCCCTCGACATCGTCGCGACCGAGTCGTGCGTCGAGCTGGTATGGATCGAGGCCAACCTGCGGCACGATACGCTCGAGCACGTCTTCAACGAAGGCGCGGTGCGCGCGCGCCGCGTCGAACACGCGTTCGGCGCGCAACTGCTCAAGCTGCACGATTGGGCGCAGCGCCTGGAGGCGGACCGTGGCAGGCCGGATGCGACCCGCGAGCCGCGCGCCGAGTACAGCTTCCGCGTCGGCGGCGAGCACGTCGAGATCGTCGAGCGCAAGCGCGGACTGCCGATCGACAAGGTCGTCTCGGAGCTCATGATCCTGGTCAACAGCCACTGGGGCAAGCTGCTCGACGAGCGCGACTGGCCCGGGGTGTTCCGCTCGCAGCAGGAGGGCCGGGTCAAGATGAGCACCGCGGCCGCGCCCCACCAGGGGCTGGGCGTCTCGCACTACGTGTGGGCCAGCTCGCCGCTGCGGCGCTACGTCGATCTCATGAACCAGCGCCAATTGGTCGCGCTCGTTCGGGGCGAGTCTTCGGTCTACGCGCGCAACAGCGAAGATTTGTTCGCCGCCATGCGGGACTTCGAGCTGGCATACGAAATCTATGCCGACTTCCAGCGCCAGATGGAGCGCTACTGGTGCCTGCGCTGGATCGTGCAGGAGGCAGCCGAGACGCTGACCGCGCGGGTCATCCGCGACAGCCTGGTGCGGCTGGAGCGGCTGCCGCTGGTCCTGCGCGTTGCCTCGGTGCCGGAGATGCCGGCTGGCACGCGGGTCGAGCTGGCGGTCGGCGCGGTGGATCTGATCGAGCTGTCGGTGGCATGCGAGTTCCGCCAGCGCCTGGCGGTGGGGAATGCCGCGCCGGTCGTTGCTTAA
- a CDS encoding TonB family protein — protein sequence MPSLSGWFHASSLRDPQTRLQVALLVSLLVHSLVVALVGIRPPSKLDAASTPLIVSLVNARTEAAPKAPDILAQANLDGGGNTDADRRVKSPLPVVKRPEPQPDVSMRRERAEPRKQEPQPVMTQAHEPAPAVAMAQPKAPSEVRPEPPTPSAADILNASREMVQLEAQVSRSMEAYQKRPRRTFIGARAKEFRFARYIEDWRSKIERVGELNYPAAARGIYGNLLVSVEIRFDGSLENVEISRSSGKQVLDEAAVRIVRLAAPFAPFPPDIARDTDILSITRTWSFTLADQFQAE from the coding sequence ATGCCGTCGCTTTCCGGCTGGTTCCATGCCTCTTCCCTGCGCGATCCGCAGACGCGGTTGCAGGTGGCGCTGCTCGTGTCGCTACTGGTGCACTCGCTGGTGGTGGCGTTGGTCGGCATCCGGCCGCCGAGCAAGCTCGATGCGGCCAGCACGCCGCTGATCGTCAGTCTTGTCAATGCGCGCACCGAGGCTGCGCCTAAAGCGCCCGACATTCTCGCCCAGGCGAACCTGGACGGCGGCGGCAACACCGACGCCGATCGGCGCGTGAAAAGTCCGCTGCCGGTAGTGAAACGGCCCGAGCCCCAGCCCGACGTTTCGATGCGCAGGGAGCGCGCCGAGCCACGCAAGCAGGAACCGCAGCCGGTGATGACCCAGGCGCACGAGCCTGCACCCGCGGTCGCGATGGCGCAACCGAAAGCGCCGAGCGAGGTGCGCCCGGAGCCGCCGACGCCGAGCGCGGCCGATATCCTGAACGCAAGCCGCGAAATGGTGCAGCTGGAGGCTCAAGTGAGCCGCAGCATGGAGGCTTACCAAAAGCGCCCGCGGCGCACGTTCATCGGTGCGCGCGCGAAGGAGTTCCGCTTCGCCCGTTACATCGAAGACTGGCGCAGCAAGATCGAGCGCGTGGGCGAGCTCAATTATCCCGCGGCGGCGCGCGGCATCTACGGCAACCTGCTGGTGTCGGTGGAGATCCGGTTCGACGGCAGCCTCGAGAATGTCGAGATCAGCCGCTCCTCGGGCAAGCAGGTCCTGGACGAAGCCGCCGTGCGGATCGTGCGCCTGGCCGCGCCGTTCGCGCCGTTCCCGCCCGACATCGCACGCGATACCGACATCCTCTCCATCACGCGCACCTGGAGCTTCACCCTGGCCGATCAATTCCAGGCAGAATAG